A window of the Gossypium arboreum isolate Shixiya-1 chromosome 2, ASM2569848v2, whole genome shotgun sequence genome harbors these coding sequences:
- the LOC108464789 gene encoding peptidyl-prolyl cis-trans isomerase CYP18-2: MWASSEGGAPEVTLETSMGAFAVELYYKHAPRTCRNFIELSRRGYYDNVKFHRIIKDFIVQGGDPTGTGKGGESIYGPVFDDEIRSELKHTGAGILSMANAGPNTNGSQFFITLSPAPSLDGKHTIFGRVCRGMEIIKRLGSVQTDNNDRPIHDVKILRTSVKD; the protein is encoded by the exons ATGTGGGCAAGTTCAGAGGGAGGTGCACCAGAGGTTACTCTAGAAACCTCTATGGGTGCCTTCGCTGTTGAG CTATATTACAAGCATGCACCCAGAACTTGTAGGAACTTCATTGAACTTTCCAGGAGAGGCTATTATGACAATGTCAAATTCCATAGAATTATCAAG GATTTTATAGTTCAGGGTGGAGATCCAACTGGGACTGGAAAAGGTGGAGAATCTATTTATGG TCCTGTATTCGATGATGAGATAAGGTCCGAGTTAAAACATACTGGAGCTGGTATTTTATCTATGGCTAATGCGGGTCCGAATACAAATGGAAGTCAGTTCTTCATTACTTTATCACCAGCGCCGTCATTAGATG GTAAACACACAATATTTGGGAGAGTATGCAGGGGAATGGAAATTATCAAGAGGCTTGGTAGTGTCCAAACCGACAACAATGACAG GCCCATTCATGATGTGAAGATACTACGGACTTCAGTCAAAGACTAG
- the LOC108467153 gene encoding probable UDP-N-acetylglucosamine--peptide N-acetylglucosaminyltransferase SPINDLY, whose product MAWTEKDVNGREKDLIAENGFLKDRQSSPGPSTSTVDEIPPPKAFEGKDALSYANILRSRNKFVDALAIYNSVLEKDSGCVEAYIGKGICLQMQNMGRPAFESFAEAIKLDPQNACALTHCGILYKDEGRLVDAAESYQKALKADASYKPAAECLAIVLTDLGTSLKLAGNTQEGIQKYYEALKIDPHYAPAYYNLGVVYSEKMEYDTALSCYEKAALERPMYAEAYCNMGVIYKNRGDLESAIACYERCLAVSPNFEIAKNNMAIALTDLGTKVKLEGDINQGVAYYKKALYYNWHYADAMYNLGVAYGEMLKFDMAVVFYELAFHFNPHCAEACNNLGVIYKDRDNLDKAVECYQLALSIKPNFSQSLNNLGVVYTVQGKMDAAASMIEKAIIANPTYAEAYNNLGVLYRDAGNITMAVTAYEQCLKIDPDSRNAGQNRLLAMNYINEGDDDKLFEAHRDWGRRFMRLYPQYDSWDNPKDPERPLVIGYISPDYFTHSVSYFIEAPLIYHDYGKYQVVVYSAVVKADAKTNRFRERVVKKGGLWRDIYGIDEKKVASMIRDDKIDILVELTGHTANNKLGTMACRPAPVQVTWIGYPNTTGLPTIDYRITDSLADPPGTRQKHVEELVRLPECFLCYTPSPEAGLVSPTPALSNGFITFGSFNNLAKITPKVLQVWARILCAVPNSRLVVKCKPFCCDSVRQKFLTTLEQLGLESLRVDLLPLILLNHDHMQAYSLMDISLDTFPYAGTTTTCESLYMGVPCVTMAGSVHAHNVGVSLLSKVGLGHLIAKNEDEYVQLALQLASDVTALQKLRASLRDLMSKSPVCDGQNFISGLEATYRGMWRRYCKGDVPSSRYMEMLKKEGVPEGVTNETSQPERVTISKDTSSVSIESNGFNQAPLSMLNLTTSEDNENQSSQTTNSGKLS is encoded by the exons ATGGCCTGGACCGAGAAAGATGTGAATGGGAGAGAGAAGGACCTGATTGCCGAAAATGGTTTCTTAAAAGATCGACAATCTTCTCCTGGTCCGAGTACTTCAACAGTTGATGAGATTCCACCGCCAAAGGCATTTGAAGGGAAAGATGCTCTTTCTTATGCTAACATTCTTCGGTCCAGGAACAAGTTTGTCGATGCTCTTGCAATATATAATAGTGTCTTGGAGAAAGATAGTGGGTGTGTCGAAGCTTACATTGGAAAAGGAATATGCCTTCAGATGCAGAACATGGGAAGGCCTGCATTTGAGAGCTTTGCTGAAGCCATTAAGTTGGATCCTCAGAATGCTTGTGCTCTCACTCACTGTGGTATATTATACAAAGATGAAGGTCGTCTGGTAGATGCTGCTGAG TCTTACCAAAAAGCTCTGAAAGCAGACGCTTCATACAAACCAGCTGCGGAATGCCTAGCCATTGTTCTAACTGACCTCGGTACCAGCTTGAAGCTTGCTGGCAATACACAGGAGGGAATACAGAAGTATTATGAAGCTCTTAAAATTGATCCACACTATGCT CCTGCCTACTATAACCTTGGTGTTGTCTATTCTGAGAAGATGGAATATGATACTGCCCTTAGCTGCTATGAGAAAGCTGCACTGGAGAGACCTATGTATGCTGAAGCATATTGCAACATGGGTGTCATTTATAAAAACCGTGGTGACTTAGAATCTGCCATTGCCTGTTATGAGAG GTGTCTAGCTGTGTCCCCTAACTTTGAGATTGCGAAAAATAATATGGCCATTGCCTTGACAGATTTGGGAACAAAG GTTAAGCTGGAGGGGGACATTAACCAGGGTGTGGCATATTACAAGAAGGCTTTGTATTATAATTGGCACTATGCAGATGCTATGTATAATCTTGGGGTTGCTTATGGTGAAATGTTGAAGTTCGATATG GCAGTTGTGTTCTATGAACTTGCTTTCCACTTCAACCCCCATTGTGCAGAGGCATGTAACAATTTAGGAGTAATATACAAAGATAGAGACAACCTTGATAAAGCCGTAGAGTGTTATCAG CTGGCATTGTCAATCAAACCAAACTTCTCACAGTCATTGAACAACCTTGGTGTTGTCTACACAGTTCAG GGTAAAATGGATGCTGCTGCTAGCATGATCGAGAAAGCTATCATTGCCAATCCCACTTACGCAGAAGCATACAATAATTTAG GGGTTCTTTACAGAGATGCTGGCAATATAACCATGGCCGTTACTGCTTATGAGCAATGCCTTAAGATAGATCCTGATTCTCGTAATGCAGGACAG AACCGGCTGCTAGCAATGAACTACATAAATGAAGGAGATGATGATAAACTTTTTGAGGCTCACAG GGATTGGGGAAGGCGATTTATGAGGTTATATCCACAATACGATTCGTGGGACAACCCTAAAGATCCAGAACGACCTCTTGTTATTGGATACATTTCTCCAGATTATTTTACACATTCTGTCTCTTATTTCATTGAAGCCCCTCTTATTTATCATGACTATGGGAAATACCAGGTGGTTGTTTATTCAGCAGTAGTAAAG GCTGATGCAAAAACTAATAGATTTAGGGAAAGAGTCGTTAAAAAGGGTGGGCTATGGAGAGATATATATGGTATCGATGAAAAAAAGGTTGCAAGCATGATTAGAGACGATAAAATTGACATTTTGGTAGAGCTTACTGGTCATACAGCCAACAACAAATTGGGAACAATGGCATGTCGACCGGCACCTGTTCAG GTTACTTGGATTGGCTATCCCAATACTACTGGTTTGCCTACAATTGATTACCGAATAACTGATTCACTTGCAGATCCTCCTGGTACAAGGCAGAA GCATGTCGAGGAGTTAGTTCGACTTCCGGAATGCTTCCTTTGCTATACTCCTTCCCCAGAGGCTGGACTTGTTTCACCAACTCCTGCTCTTTCCAATGGCTTCATTACATTCGGTAGCTTTAATAACCTGGCAAAG ATAACACCCAAGGTACTGCAAGTTTGGGCGAGGATATTATGTGCTGTTCCAAACTCCCGTCTTGTGGTAAAATGCAAGCCATTTTGTTGTGACAGTGTTAGGCAGAAATTTCTTACAACATTGGAGCAGCTGGGTTTAGAATCTCTCCGTGTTGATCTCCTCCCTCTTATTCTCCTGAATCATGATCATATGCAAGCTTATTCTCTTATGGATATCAG TTTGGACACTTTTCCATATGCTGGAACAACAACGACCTGTGAATCTTTATACATGGGAGTGCCATGTGTTACCATGGCTGGTTCAGTACATGCTCATAATGTTGGTGTCAGTCTTCTCAGCAAAGTTG GGTTAGGACATTTGATAGCAAAAAATGAAGATGAATATGTGCAGTTGGCACTCCAACTGGCCTCGGACGTCACTGCTCTCCAGAAGCTGAGAGCAAGTCTTCGAGACCTTATGTCCAAGTCACCTGTTTGTGATGGGCAGAACTTCATCAGTGGTTTGGAGGCAACATATCGGGGCATGTGGCGCAGGTACTGCAAGGGTGATGTCCCATCTTCACGGTATATGGAAATGCTAAAGAAAGAGGGTGTTCCTGAAGGGGTAACTAACGAAACATCCCAACCAGAAAGGGTAACTATATCAAAAGACACCTCTTCTGTTTCAATCGAGTCTAATGGATTTAATCAGGCTCCATTGTCTATGCTGAATCTCACCACTAGTGAAGACAACGAGAACCAGTCGAGTCAGACTACAAATTCTGGTAAGCTGAGCTGA